A DNA window from Methylobacterium sp. NMS14P contains the following coding sequences:
- a CDS encoding GCG_CRPN prefix-to-repeats domain-containing protein: MLKVLAPAALLVGLAVPATALPLVQDAVSDGSDGARIIQVYGGCGPYGHRGPYGGCRTGGQWGGYVRGRSCPAGFHIGPYGRRCWPN, from the coding sequence ATGTTGAAGGTTCTCGCCCCGGCCGCACTCCTCGTCGGCCTCGCGGTCCCCGCCACGGCGCTGCCGCTGGTGCAGGACGCGGTCTCCGACGGCTCCGACGGCGCGCGGATCATCCAGGTCTACGGCGGCTGCGGTCCCTACGGGCATCGCGGCCCGTACGGCGGCTGCCGCACCGGCGGCCAGTGGGGCGGCTACGTTCGCGGCCGCTCGTGCCCGGCAGGCTTCCACATCGGACCCTACGGTCGCCGCTGCTGGCCGAACTGA
- a CDS encoding response regulator — MHEGTTIAIVEDDPDIRALLAGYLEGEGFRAVALDGGAALDRLLAAGPAPDLVVLDWMLPGEDGLSICRRLRESGGPPIVMLTAKDEDIDRVLGLEMGADDYVSKPFNPRVLLARIRAVLRRVHGAGGQPAEAASERLSVADLVVDLAARTVLTGDPAAEIPLTSAEYDLLHCFVTRPQRVLSRDQLLDWTRGRTADAFDRTIDVQVSRLRHKLDASGSQAAALLKTVRNAGYILAAPVRPGTP; from the coding sequence ATGCACGAGGGCACCACCATCGCCATCGTCGAGGACGATCCCGACATCCGCGCCCTGCTCGCCGGCTACCTGGAGGGCGAGGGGTTCCGCGCCGTCGCCCTCGACGGGGGGGCGGCCCTCGACCGCCTGCTCGCGGCGGGCCCCGCGCCGGACCTCGTCGTCCTCGACTGGATGCTGCCCGGCGAGGACGGCCTCTCCATCTGCCGCCGCCTGCGCGAATCGGGCGGCCCGCCCATCGTGATGCTGACCGCCAAGGACGAGGACATCGACCGGGTCCTCGGGCTGGAGATGGGCGCCGACGACTACGTCTCGAAGCCGTTCAACCCGCGGGTCCTGCTGGCCCGGATCCGCGCGGTTCTGCGACGGGTCCACGGCGCCGGCGGCCAGCCCGCCGAGGCCGCGAGCGAGCGGCTGAGCGTCGCCGACCTCGTCGTCGATCTCGCGGCCCGCACGGTGCTCACCGGCGATCCCGCCGCCGAGATCCCGCTGACGAGCGCCGAGTACGACCTGCTCCACTGCTTCGTCACCCGGCCGCAGCGGGTGCTCTCGCGCGACCAGCTCCTCGACTGGACCCGCGGCCGGACCGCCGACGCCTTCGACCGCACCATCGACGTTCAGGTCAGCCGCCTGCGGCACAAGCTCGACGCCTCGGGCAGCCAGGCCGCGGCCCTGCTCAAGACCGTGCGCAACGCCGGCTACATCCTGGCCGCCCCGGTCCGCCCCGGAACGCCGTGA
- a CDS encoding GCG_CRPN prefix-to-repeats domain-containing protein: MIRTLVMPVALAAGVLMAGSSAEARDGCGPGFHRNVYGWCRPNLGYRPLVYVPIYPRVGYRWHSGYRYHWHRRFAWGGYGWGGFRHAGWHGGWRGGWHHGGWHHRW; this comes from the coding sequence ATGATCCGCACCCTCGTCATGCCCGTGGCGCTCGCCGCGGGGGTTCTGATGGCCGGTTCGAGCGCCGAGGCGCGCGACGGCTGCGGGCCCGGCTTTCACCGCAACGTCTACGGCTGGTGCCGGCCGAATCTCGGCTATCGGCCGCTCGTCTACGTCCCTATCTATCCGCGGGTCGGCTATCGGTGGCACTCCGGCTACCGCTACCATTGGCACCGGCGGTTCGCGTGGGGCGGCTATGGCTGGGGCGGCTTCCGCCATGCCGGCTGGCATGGGGGATGGCGCGGCGGCTGGCACCACGGCGGCTGGCACCATCGCTGGTGA
- a CDS encoding sensor histidine kinase: MGRVGLLGRIMLLLLGALSLLVLATVALDHWQRREERWPSGSRFPRVDQAASIMTLLRDADPAQRPAILRAVSGEVLRAEIVDAPPETADLIREPRLETRLRRMTAEPADRVQAFTDAALLRRGVDPANIDQAERTGPVGRLAVATYRLPDGRYAVITAAQHHRSLMPWLFGQPLSLWVAVLGAAAAGLVLVGTRHELAPLRRLTDAVSRFDGRAPERVSAPRGAPEIRRLAQAVQGMQERIAGLMAERSLLIGAISHDLRTYLTRLRLRAEVVAEPMLRDKLVADLDAMTALIDASLGFARGTAVEATQAPVDLADLVAVEVAEHAAQGATISLTGEEVRDATVAGDAVALRRVVANLIGNAVKFGRSSVAVAVSRAGTVCRIVVEDDGPGIPEAERTAVFSPYYRVERSRSRQTGGTGLGLAISRQIAEAHGGTVVAETGAGGGARLVVTLPSLS, from the coding sequence ATGGGCCGTGTCGGGCTCCTCGGGCGCATCATGCTGCTCCTGCTGGGCGCCCTCTCCCTGCTCGTCCTCGCCACGGTCGCCCTGGATCACTGGCAGCGCCGGGAGGAGCGGTGGCCCTCCGGCTCGCGCTTCCCGCGCGTCGACCAGGCCGCCAGCATCATGACGCTGCTGCGCGACGCGGATCCCGCCCAGAGGCCGGCCATCCTGAGGGCGGTGAGCGGCGAGGTGCTGCGGGCGGAGATCGTCGACGCGCCGCCGGAGACGGCCGACCTGATCCGCGAGCCCCGCCTCGAAACCCGGCTGCGCCGGATGACGGCCGAGCCGGCCGACCGCGTCCAAGCCTTCACCGACGCCGCCCTGCTGCGCCGCGGCGTCGATCCGGCCAACATCGACCAGGCGGAGCGCACCGGACCGGTCGGGCGCCTCGCCGTGGCGACCTACCGGCTGCCCGACGGCCGGTACGCGGTGATCACGGCGGCCCAGCACCACCGCTCGCTCATGCCGTGGCTGTTCGGCCAGCCGCTGAGCCTCTGGGTGGCGGTGCTCGGCGCCGCGGCGGCGGGTCTCGTCCTGGTCGGCACGCGCCACGAACTCGCGCCGCTGCGGCGCCTGACCGACGCGGTCTCCCGGTTCGACGGCCGCGCCCCCGAGCGGGTGAGCGCCCCCCGGGGGGCGCCCGAGATCCGGCGCCTCGCCCAGGCGGTGCAGGGCATGCAGGAGCGGATCGCCGGCCTCATGGCCGAGCGCTCGCTCCTGATCGGCGCCATCTCGCACGACCTCAGGACCTACCTGACCCGGCTGCGCCTGCGCGCGGAGGTGGTGGCGGAGCCGATGCTCCGGGACAAGCTGGTGGCGGATCTCGACGCCATGACCGCGCTGATCGACGCGTCCCTGGGATTCGCCCGCGGCACCGCCGTCGAGGCGACCCAGGCACCGGTGGATCTCGCCGATCTCGTCGCCGTCGAGGTGGCCGAGCACGCCGCTCAGGGTGCCACGATCAGCCTCACCGGCGAGGAGGTGCGGGACGCCACGGTGGCCGGCGACGCGGTCGCCCTGCGCCGCGTCGTGGCCAACCTGATCGGGAACGCCGTCAAGTTCGGACGCTCCTCGGTGGCGGTGGCGGTGAGCCGGGCCGGGACGGTCTGCCGGATCGTCGTCGAGGATGACGGGCCGGGCATTCCCGAGGCGGAGCGGACGGCGGTGTTCAGCCCGTACTACCGCGTCGAGCGCTCGCGCAGCCGGCAGACCGGCGGGACCGGCCTGGGCCTCGCCATCAGCCGGCAAATCGCCGAGGCCCACGGCGGAACGGTGGTGGCGGAGACCGGCGCGGGCGGCGGCGCGCGGCTCGTCGTGACCCTGCCGAGCCTGTCCTGA
- a CDS encoding inorganic phosphate transporter produces the protein MTLLVVLIVLALVFDFLNGLHDAANSIATIVSTRVLAPRYAVFWAAFFNFVAFLVFGLHVAGTVGSGIIDVATVDDRVIMGALGGAITWNLVTWYAGIPSSSSHALIGGLLGAGIAKAGVGVIVWPGVVATSAAIVLSPALGFALGLLLMLAVSWIFVRSTPHAVDRLFRGLQFVSASLYSLGHGGNDAQKTMGIIAALLYAHGESGAFHVPLWVVLSCQTAMALGTLLGGWRIVHTMGSKITRLSPMQGFCAETGGAATLFAATAFGIPVSTTHTITGAIVGVGAARRVSAVRWNVAQGIVIAWVITMPAAALVAALTYAASGLVLP, from the coding sequence GTGACGCTCCTCGTCGTCCTCATCGTCCTCGCCCTGGTGTTCGACTTCCTGAACGGGCTGCACGACGCCGCGAACTCCATCGCCACCATCGTGTCGACGCGGGTGCTGGCGCCCCGCTACGCCGTGTTCTGGGCGGCGTTCTTCAACTTCGTGGCCTTCCTGGTCTTCGGCCTGCACGTCGCCGGGACGGTGGGCTCCGGCATCATCGACGTCGCCACCGTGGACGACCGGGTGATCATGGGCGCGCTCGGCGGCGCCATCACGTGGAACCTGGTCACGTGGTACGCCGGCATCCCGTCCTCCAGCTCCCACGCGCTGATCGGCGGCCTGCTCGGCGCCGGCATCGCCAAGGCCGGGGTCGGCGTGATCGTCTGGCCCGGCGTCGTCGCCACCAGCGCCGCCATCGTCCTCTCGCCGGCCCTCGGCTTCGCCCTCGGGCTGCTCCTGATGCTGGCCGTCTCGTGGATATTCGTCCGCTCGACGCCGCACGCCGTGGACCGCCTGTTCCGCGGCCTGCAATTCGTCTCGGCCTCGCTCTACTCCCTCGGCCACGGCGGCAACGACGCCCAGAAGACCATGGGCATCATCGCGGCCCTGCTCTACGCCCACGGCGAGAGCGGGGCCTTCCACGTGCCGCTGTGGGTGGTGCTGTCCTGCCAGACCGCCATGGCCCTCGGCACCCTCCTGGGCGGCTGGCGCATCGTCCACACGATGGGGTCGAAGATCACGCGGCTGTCGCCCATGCAGGGATTCTGCGCCGAGACCGGCGGCGCCGCGACGCTGTTCGCCGCGACGGCCTTCGGCATCCCGGTCTCGACCACCCACACGATCACGGGCGCCATCGTCGGCGTCGGCGCCGCGCGCCGGGTCTCGGCGGTCCGCTGGAACGTCGCGCAGGGCATCGTGATCGCCTGGGTGATCACGATGCCGGCCGCCGCCCTGGTCGCGGCCCTGACCTACGCGGCCTCGGGCCTGGTCCTGCCGTAG
- a CDS encoding DUF47 domain-containing protein: MLAWFRALMPREDRFFDLFERHARTLEDGAAALRALLDGTQAVPAAYAALAAHEDAADGITREALLAVRRTFITPFDRGDIQALVGSLDDAIDQMLKTAKAVQLFEVTTFEPAMREMGAVIQEAAQVTAEALPKLRALGENAAALNSLTERVIELEGRADDLHNDGLKALFKASGRDPMAFLVGSELYGHLEKVMDRFEDVANQISSIVVEHV; this comes from the coding sequence ATGCTGGCTTGGTTTCGCGCCCTGATGCCGCGGGAGGACCGGTTCTTCGATCTCTTCGAGCGTCACGCGCGAACGCTCGAGGACGGCGCCGCCGCCCTTCGAGCCCTTCTCGACGGGACTCAGGCCGTCCCGGCGGCCTACGCGGCGCTCGCGGCCCACGAGGACGCGGCGGACGGGATCACCCGGGAGGCGCTGCTGGCGGTCCGCCGAACCTTCATCACGCCGTTCGACCGCGGCGACATCCAGGCCCTGGTCGGCTCCCTCGACGACGCCATCGACCAGATGCTCAAGACCGCCAAGGCGGTCCAGCTCTTCGAGGTGACCACCTTCGAGCCGGCGATGCGCGAGATGGGCGCGGTCATCCAGGAGGCCGCGCAGGTCACCGCCGAGGCGCTGCCGAAGCTGCGGGCCCTCGGCGAGAACGCCGCCGCGCTGAACAGCCTGACCGAGCGCGTCATCGAGCTGGAGGGGCGGGCCGACGACCTGCACAATGACGGGCTGAAGGCCCTGTTCAAGGCCTCGGGGCGGGACCCCATGGCCTTCCTCGTCGGGTCCGAACTGTACGGCCATCTGGAGAAGGTCATGGACCGATTTGAGGACGTGGCGAACCAGATCAGCAGCATCGTCGTCGAACACGTCTGA
- a CDS encoding GntR family transcriptional regulator produces the protein MARAQASKDRDGQAGGDEKRTSLVDDAYAAMRAAIRDASFAPGYQASEQEIALRLGMSRTPVHEAAIRLQEDGLVRVLPRKGILILALAPDDMREIYDVIIAMEGRAAELVAALPDSARLAAAQALETQTDAMAEAHAGGDLQAWGQADGAFHAALIEHARNGRMSRIVQAINDQSHRARMLTLNLRRGLDASIAEHRRIAEAVRAGDAAGALDAARQHRIRARDALLPLLSSYGLKHL, from the coding sequence ATGGCGCGGGCGCAGGCCAGCAAGGACCGGGACGGGCAGGCGGGCGGGGACGAGAAGCGCACCTCCCTCGTCGACGACGCCTACGCGGCGATGCGGGCCGCGATCCGCGACGCCAGCTTCGCCCCGGGCTATCAGGCCTCCGAGCAGGAGATCGCGCTGCGCCTCGGCATGAGCCGGACCCCCGTCCACGAGGCGGCGATCCGCCTGCAGGAGGACGGGCTGGTCCGCGTCCTGCCGCGGAAGGGCATCCTGATCCTCGCGCTCGCGCCCGACGACATGCGGGAGATCTACGACGTCATCATCGCCATGGAGGGACGCGCGGCCGAACTGGTGGCCGCGCTGCCGGACAGCGCGCGGCTGGCCGCCGCGCAGGCGCTGGAGACCCAGACCGACGCGATGGCGGAGGCGCACGCGGGCGGCGACCTGCAGGCCTGGGGACAGGCGGACGGCGCGTTCCACGCCGCGCTGATCGAGCATGCCCGGAACGGGCGCATGAGCCGGATCGTGCAGGCCATCAACGACCAGTCGCATCGGGCCCGGATGCTGACGCTCAACCTCCGCCGGGGGCTGGATGCCTCGATCGCCGAGCATCGGCGGATCGCCGAGGCCGTCCGCGCGGGCGACGCCGCCGGGGCCCTCGACGCCGCCCGCCAGCATCGCATCCGGGCACGGGACGCGCTGCTGCCGCTCCTGAGCAGCTACGGCCTCAAGCACCTGTAG